Proteins encoded together in one Variovorax paradoxus window:
- a CDS encoding RidA family protein encodes MPLEYLGAPPVASDRQARPFSPAVRAGDFIYVSGQVPANAEGEIVVGGIEAQTRQVMENLKKVLALAGATLDDVCKSTVWLHDARDFGAFNRIYMSYFGENKPARSTTEARLMVDAKVEIDVVAYKPK; translated from the coding sequence ATGCCGCTCGAATACCTCGGCGCCCCGCCCGTCGCCTCGGACCGCCAGGCCCGCCCCTTCTCCCCCGCCGTGCGCGCGGGCGATTTCATCTACGTGTCGGGCCAGGTGCCCGCCAACGCCGAGGGCGAAATCGTGGTGGGCGGCATCGAGGCGCAAACGCGCCAGGTAATGGAAAACCTGAAGAAGGTGCTCGCACTGGCCGGCGCCACGCTCGACGACGTGTGCAAGAGCACCGTGTGGCTGCACGACGCGCGCGACTTTGGTGCCTTCAACCGCATCTACATGAGCTATTTCGGTGAAAACAAGCCGGCGCGCTCGACCACCGAGGCGCGCTTGATGGTCGACGCCAAGGTCGAGATCGACGTGGTGGCCTACAAGCCCAAGTAA